aaattgatcatcatagaacaaaatccaaaatttcttaaattgatCATTATATAACTGCATGATATAACTGTATGGACACAAATTTTATCGGAATACGATTAATATAACAtgagagaatgtgtgcatgctagGGCGTAATTGGCATATTGTTTTAATTGATGTATACATTGTGGAAGAATGTGTGCATGTTGTCTTGATTGATGCGATTTAAATTATTATTGGTCTTggtgtataaatatatatgatgatcaatttagaatggCGGAAGTATTTACTTTGAAACTTATAAGGTATTTTTTTCGCAGTACACACGCTATTTAAAAGTAGTATATAAAAATCAACTTAAAAGAGGAGACATATGAGATTCAGAGAGGTAGCAATTACATTGAAAAAAGTGGCTGAAATCAAATAGTATATGATGTcgtatttttttagcaaaaccgTTTTCTTATTTTACATGTaaccttttgttttgtttcccCCTAAATTTCCCTTATTTTATCCACGATCCCTTAAAACTAGATCGtcactccagttccttgtgatatttgtacctttttttttacaaatattctTTCAAAAAATGGAGAACTATCAGATGAGAAATGATAAAGTTGATCTTTTCCGTTGCTTACATTTTGTGTTTGAGAAGTAAGCTTACTGATGACGGTGACACTAAACAGCCATGTCTTCTGTTTGCAAACTTATGCCAGAACAAGAGTCTGACCATGGCGAGGACGGCTCTGCACCAaaagccgccgccgtgcgtggTGGGTCACCGAGAGGCGGCGTCCGGTGGTGGctgtcggtggcggcggacaTGTTCATGGTGCTCTGCGGCCAGACCGTGGCCACCCTCCTCGGCCGCCTGTACTACAACTCCGGCGGCAACAGCAAGTGGATGGCCACGCTCACGCAGTccgccggctcgccgctgcTCGCCATCCTTCTCCTCTTCAcgccggcgcccgccgccgacgagcccaggccggcggcggcaaagaTGGCGCCCATCTACGTCGGCCTCGGGATCATCATCGGCTTCGACAACCTGATGTACTCGTACGCGCTGCAGTACCTGCCGGTGTCCACCTTCTCGCTCGTGGCCGCGACGCAGCTCGGCTTCAACTCCGTCACCTCCAGGCTCATCAACGCGCAGCGGTTCACGGTGCTGATCGCCAACTCCGTCGTCGTGCTCACCTTCTCGGCGGCGCTGCTCGGCATCGGGGCCTCCTCCGACGAGACCGCCAGCAGCGTGCCGAGGGGCAAGTACCCCGCCGGGTTCGCCCTgacgctcgccgcctccgccgtgttCGCGCTCATCCTGTCGCTGTTCGAGGCCACCTTCGAGAAGGTGGTCCGGACGCGGACGCTCCGGTGGGTTCTGCGCGCGCAGCTGTGGACCAACGTGGTGGCGTCGACGGTGTCGGCGGTGGGGCTGCTCGCGTCGGGGGACTGGAGGACGATaccggcggagatggcggcgttCAAGGACGGGAGGGCGAGGTACGTGGCGACGCTGGTCGGGACGGCGGTGTCGTGGCAGGTGATGGCGGTGGGCTCGCTGCGGCTGATCGTGAGGGTGTCGTCGCTGTTCGCCAACGTGACGGGCACGCTGTCGCTGCCGCTGGTGCCGGTGTTCGCCGTCGCGCTGTTCGGGGACAGGATGACCGGGATCAAGGCCGTATCCATGCTCATGGCCGTCTGGGGTTTCCTCTCGTACGCGTACCAGCAGTACATCGAcggccggcgcgcggccggcgccgggaaggggagagcggcggcggagtgcCGCGTttgcgccgcgcgcgccggcaGCGATCCGGACTCGCCCGCGTGAGGGGCCCGCGTTTTCTCACGGCCCAACAAACCGAAAGTAGCTCACGTCTACTTTTCGCCTGAGGCCCAATACACAGAGGACATGTAGGCCCATCGGCTTGTGTTTTGAGATACTGTTTAGGTTTTAAACCGTGTATCCATCATCTGTAGGGCCCCTTGGAAAGGAATAATTCACTCGAGGTTCTTTAATTTGTCAACGAATCTGATTTTCATATTTCAACCAAAATATTTTTCCTTCAactgttaaaaccggtgcaatgtAGATCACATGGCTAATTTTAGCTGATGTGACATGTACATGGCTAATTTGACTTGATCTTCATTTGACGTGGCATATGAAGCAAAagttaacaatttaaaaattaaaataaaatatataggcccacatgtcagtcagaataataagattaaaaacaGCGAGACCCACGTGTCAGTAGACCCCACTTCATCcacctcatcctctctcttcaCTATCTCCTTCCCTTCTCCTTCTCACCTCTTCCCCTTCTTCCCTAGAGGTGGTCACCACGAGCACCAGCACGCCAGCGAATAGGAGTAGAGGCACGACAGAGGCGGAATCGGCGGAGGCCGGTGAGCAAGGGCAGGGAGGGAGGAGCATCACCGGCCCGGGCTCTTCGCGCATTGCCCACCGTCACTAAGCCCGCGAGTATCTGCTGGCGAGTGCACGTAGAGGGGGACGaggcggggaggccggcgagggtGGAATAGCACGTTGCACGGCCTCCCGCACCCTGGCCATGGCGGGAAGATGAAGCTGCTCCTCTTCCTCGAAGATCGCAGCTGTGCGGGATTTTTCTCCGGTGCCCTGGTCGCGAGCGAGGCCGACGTAGCCGCAACCGCAACCGGCACACGACACCGTCAAAGGTTCGTGACACGCTTGTTGCCGGACCAGATACCGGCAACACCGATGCCAAGCAAGAACTCGACAAGCAATGCCTCATCTTCGTCACCGTTCTCGCCTCAGTGCCAGTAGCCAAAGCAAGTGGAGGGACTAGAGATCGTCGAGGTGGCAACCGGCGAGCGGCTGTCAGCGCACGACGTCAGGCTCATCGAGATGGCCGGCAGCTCGGTCAATGTCTTTGCGGAGTTGTCGGTGAAGTCGTGGAGAGGGTGGAAGGACAAGGGGGTGAGATAGAGAATAGAGGGGCTAAGGTAGAGGAAGtagggcccactgacatgtgggcccactattttttaatcttattatttgaCTAACATGTGGTcccatatattttattttatttttaaaattgttaaatttcGCTTCATAAGCCACGTCaaatgaagaccgagtcaaattagtcaCGTAGATGTtacgtcagctaaaaccaccatccaaactgccatgggacctatatccactggttttgatagtttagGA
This window of the Oryza sativa Japonica Group chromosome 4, ASM3414082v1 genome carries:
- the LOC9267767 gene encoding probable purine permease 11 isoform X1, encoding MAYAQEIQLQIREQESDHGEDGSAPKAAAVRGGSPRGGVRWWLSVAADMFMVLCGQTVATLLGRLYYNSGGNSKWMATLTQSAGSPLLAILLLFTPAPAADEPRPAAAKMAPIYVGLGIIIGFDNLMYSYALQYLPVSTFSLVAATQLGFNSVTSRLINAQRFTVLIANSVVVLTFSAALLGIGASSDETASSVPRGKYPAGFALTLAASAVFALILSLFEATFEKVVRTRTLRWVLRAQLWTNVVASTVSAVGLLASGDWRTIPAEMAAFKDGRARYVATLVGTAVSWQVMAVGSLRLIVRVSSLFANVTGTLSLPLVPVFAVALFGDRMTGIKAVSMLMAVWGFLSYAYQQYIDGRRAAGAGKGRAAAECRVCAARAGSDPDSPA
- the LOC9267767 gene encoding probable purine permease 11 isoform X2; translation: MFMVLCGQTVATLLGRLYYNSGGNSKWMATLTQSAGSPLLAILLLFTPAPAADEPRPAAAKMAPIYVGLGIIIGFDNLMYSYALQYLPVSTFSLVAATQLGFNSVTSRLINAQRFTVLIANSVVVLTFSAALLGIGASSDETASSVPRGKYPAGFALTLAASAVFALILSLFEATFEKVVRTRTLRWVLRAQLWTNVVASTVSAVGLLASGDWRTIPAEMAAFKDGRARYVATLVGTAVSWQVMAVGSLRLIVRVSSLFANVTGTLSLPLVPVFAVALFGDRMTGIKAVSMLMAVWGFLSYAYQQYIDGRRAAGAGKGRAAAECRVCAARAGSDPDSPA